In Vigna angularis cultivar LongXiaoDou No.4 chromosome 8, ASM1680809v1, whole genome shotgun sequence, the DNA window AGATTTGAGAAGCACTTCAGCAGGGAAATTATGGAAGCAAATGGTTCTTCTGAAAACATAAATGAACACCATGGTTTAGTGAAACAGGTGAGAGAGATGCTAGACAAAGTGGAACTTCCTGAGAATTCTATAGTCCATGAGCAATGCATTTACAGAGTGCCTCACAAAATTCGCCAGCCTAATCAGCAAGCCTATACTCCAAGAGTTGTTTCCATTGGTCCCATTCACACCCCGTTTAGACCTGGTGGTGACATTAGGCTTGAACCAATGGAAAACCTCAAACTGCAGTATCTCAAGAGCTTCTTCACTAGGTCTCAGCTAAGTGTGGAGGAGTGTGTTTGTAAACTTAAAGAGTGGGAAAGGATTATCAGACTCTGCTACGCAGAGCCAATTCAACACAGTAGTGATGATTTCCTAAGGATGGTTCTAATTGATGCTTTCTTCATAATTGAGCATTTCCTTAGATATTATAACTATGATAGATGGGTAGAAATTGACCCTTTGTTGTTACAGCCATGGTTGGCCAATGATGTTGTATTTGACTTGATACTACTTGAAAATCAGCTTCCCTTCTTTGTTGTAGAGGGCCTCTACAACCTAGCAATTCCTCATCACGAGACTCTTGACTTGCCTTCTTTTGTCAATGTTGCTTTCAACTATTTTAAACCTCATAACCAACAAAACATAAGGCCTGAAAATGTACTTGGTGTGGTGCACTTCACTGATCTCCTCAGGACTTTTATGCTACCATCTTCATTTGATCGTAGGATtcgagaaagaagagttgatatAGTTGATCATCTATATAGTGCAACCCGGTTAAGGGAGGCTGGTTTGGTTTTTGAGGTTAGTCCAAGTACGTGCTTACTTGACCTGAAATTTCATAAGGGTGTGTTGACAATGCCATGCATTAAGGTGCATAGCTCAACTGAGATATTTATCAGGAACATAATTGCCTTTGAACAATGCCACCTTCTGTGTTCACCTAACATCACCGAGTACATTATGATTCTAGATTTTCTTATCAACACAGGGAAAGATGTGAACATACTCgttgaaaagaaaatcattgttAATTTGTTGGGTGATGATGATGCAGTGGCTACAATGATTAACAATCTCTGCTGCAATGTTACCCTGCCATACATTAAATCAGATTATCGCTGCTTGTGTGATCAATTGAATGGTTTCTATGAAAACCCTCGGAACAAGTACAAGGCAATCTTTATACATGACTACTTCAGTACACCTTGGAAGATAGCATCTACCATTGCTGCAATTGTGCTACTTTTGCTAACCTTCATTCAGACTGTATGTTCAATCGTGGCACTCTTAAAAAAAGGGTGAATATTTTTCTGTGTAATATCAGTAGTTAATCGCTATTTTGTTAGATCAATTCTGAGGATTGATGTGGGTACATAATCACACTATACTGACTACAGAGTATTATGAATTGGCAACAATAGtaaattttgtttagtttttctttttttaacttttaagagAATTGTTTTGGTCTTTTAACTTCTAAATTTGAATCGATGTTATTCTTCATCAAGTTACTATGAATGTTAGTGTTTAATCATTAAAAGTAAGTAATTTTAGAGCAATGatgatttttttactttcaatgATTTTGAAGTACATCTTTAATATTTTCAGTGTCACTTCATTTTTCACGGTTAATTTTATTGAGAAGTCTTCTCCAatatatacaataaattatCCTAATGAACATTTTGTCGGTTGAGCCTCAccttaaattgtttattttaagagATATATACTTTAGTAATACAAGTGTGCATTGGTTTGAATTCATTTTggataaatttattattcaacTTCCTTATCCCTAGTGTTTGAAAACTGTTTCGGTATCAAATTTCATTGATCCATGGTCAAATGTGTTTAGGAAGGTAGAAGCAAAAGCATTTTAGTTGTTTCATATATTCTTGAGTGTTCATTTTACCTATTATGAGAACAACATTTTGGAAAATCcttctctctctgtctctcttgTCATTTTAAGCAACAAAAACCCTTTATTAAGACGTTCACATtgaataaacaacaaaaagataGATGATTTTCCATTTTTAGTCACAAGCACTTTGGTCTTTTGTTTTCTAAACCCTATGGACTAACAACATAACTGGTCGCAGCATCCTAGCTATGAGCTACTCCTGCAAAAAGATGCGTCAACACCAAATTATATGACAAAGTTGTGGTtctttctttctccctttttcttcaaaaagaagGTAAAATAATTCCTTTTAACAGAATCATGATTCAGAAGATAATCTGTAGTCTGCAATTGTTTCTTGAATCAGTTTAATGTTGAACAAGCCTAGAGATGAAAGCAAGACAGTTCTTTCTTGAACAAATATGTTGCTCCATTGTCTATTCCAAAACTTTGGTTCCTTTTTTATACAATCTTCACCCCCTCTCCCAGAAACTTGTTCATCCTAGTTAGAAGGAGGATTTATTTTACCACTATGTTTTGCAAAAGTTCATGATATGGCTATTTGTTCTCATCTCCTCCTTGCTATTTGGAACGTCCTTTTCAGGAAACTATTTGCAACTCGATCATTTCTATAGCACAATACCCTTAATATTGTGTTGGGGTCTGTTCTATTCCACTTTCCTGTAGTTGGAGGCATTGACAACTTTTGGCCATTTCCATTGACTCCTACTCCACCTGATTCACCGGTTAAGGTACTTAAGTTTTCCACCAATTGTTCAGTACTCATTCCCATTAGTTCTATTACACCCTCCACAACCTCAGCCTCTTTTTCCACCATATTTTCTGCTAACAATTCTTCTCCACAAATGTGGAACACCTTCTTCAAACTTTCAAAATCCTCTTGTATAAACTGGTGATCAGATTCATTGAACACCCTGGTGGTTCCACCAGCTAGTAAAACTGTTAGGAATGCATCAAAGGAAGCCTTCATAACTTGCTTCACTGCCAGTTCTTGAGCTCTTTCTGTTAGAATTGCTGTCATTAGTTTGATGTTATGCTTGAGGATTGTCAACATTTTGTCGATCCTAGCGTTGGCTACATCCCCAACATAGAGGCTATCGTAGAAGAAAGGGTTTGAGTCAAAGAACATGAGCCGGTAGGAAGCAACTTCTGAGACATGCTGGCATGCTGCTAGGATGGCAGTGTTGGTTGCTTCAAAGTATGAAACGCTCTTACTTTGAGCTTTCTGACTATTTGCAGAACTGTGGCGATTTGAAGGAACTACTCCTTCTGACAAGGAGAGTGATTTGTcaagttgaggaatatgagaaAGGATATAGTGCAAGGAGTTGAGACGAATGTAGAGGCGTTGTGTTCCACGGCTAGTGCATGAGTGAGGATGCTTGGCTTCATATATAGAATATATGTTTGGATCTTCACAACTAACACTGCATGGGCTAGCTATCTTCCACAGCTTGTGGAACTTTGAGTTCCTATTGCACCTTGTCAATGGAGGAAGCGAGGGAATGTAGTTCTCTTTCAAACCTGAGACAGTTTagatcaaaatatatcaaatcagAATGTTTTTTGCTGCTTCCTAGTCATTAGGACTAGACTAACTAGTACCATAAGTTTCATGTCTTGAGAGTGctttttgtctttcatttaaaattcaaaccaaACATATGTTTGAAGCTTTCTAGTGTAGAAAAATTTATCTTTAGAACCACTTACCACATGCTGCAACAAACATTATGTATTCTCTCAAGACTTTTTgtaatccatcaacaagttctTGAACTAAATCTTCAGTTATTGATATTGGAATTTGAAAGAATTCTTGCACAAATTTCTTGGACAAATTCATCAACTCTACTACTGATTTTGCATACGGCTCTGATTTAGACTTTGGATTCCATGcctgaaaaaagagaaaagatgtTACATAGTCTTCTAAATGCACAATGTATTTTGTTCTCCTCCAATTATATTTGTTCAG includes these proteins:
- the LOC108344300 gene encoding UPF0481 protein At3g47200; translated protein: MEANGSSENINEHHGLVKQVREMLDKVELPENSIVHEQCIYRVPHKIRQPNQQAYTPRVVSIGPIHTPFRPGGDIRLEPMENLKLQYLKSFFTRSQLSVEECVCKLKEWERIIRLCYAEPIQHSSDDFLRMVLIDAFFIIEHFLRYYNYDRWVEIDPLLLQPWLANDVVFDLILLENQLPFFVVEGLYNLAIPHHETLDLPSFVNVAFNYFKPHNQQNIRPENVLGVVHFTDLLRTFMLPSSFDRRIRERRVDIVDHLYSATRLREAGLVFEVSPSTCLLDLKFHKGVLTMPCIKVHSSTEIFIRNIIAFEQCHLLCSPNITEYIMILDFLINTGKDVNILVEKKIIVNLLGDDDAVATMINNLCCNVTLPYIKSDYRCLCDQLNGFYENPRNKYKAIFIHDYFSTPWKIASTIAAIVLLLLTFIQTVCSIVALLKKG